The following proteins are encoded in a genomic region of Bernardetia sp. MNP-M8:
- a CDS encoding DUF2254 domain-containing protein, whose translation MFKRPYQYVRKTYLALTNSIIFLPSLMAIFSVGLSIFMMTFENSELSKEAKEVLKFALVTGADNARFVLNAFIGGIISLMVFNFSMVMVVLNQAATAFSPRVVPGVLTNKSYQIVLGTYLATILYCLLLIVNIGKTEEGIYIPQLSIFVGMCFGVLSLVLFIYFIHSISRSVQVDNIILMVYNKTFNELESKKVSNYQDYQTVFDKVSDWHTIISNQSGYFRECNREKIVKLAKKYDIELFINLEEGSFLVIGTPLLKVNKEIGLEAMNEILEEFVFYDNEYIQDNYVYGIKQLSEIATKALSPGINDPETAIRTINYMTLIFIEKALREGVYCYTDKEGTQRLWEETYSLYNLMYRYISPILYYGKSDVMVMDRLFAMIECLLSAERIKGKLDIAKIDSLLLEFHFTIKGNIEGEQKNYLNKTLIRINLLLSSSGFQVPFFE comes from the coding sequence ATGTTCAAAAGACCTTATCAGTATGTTCGTAAGACCTATTTAGCTCTTACAAATAGCATTATTTTTCTACCTTCTTTGATGGCTATTTTTTCGGTAGGACTTTCTATATTTATGATGACTTTTGAAAATTCTGAACTAAGTAAAGAAGCTAAAGAAGTTCTGAAATTTGCTTTAGTAACAGGTGCGGACAATGCTCGTTTTGTACTTAATGCCTTTATTGGAGGGATTATTTCATTGATGGTTTTTAATTTTTCAATGGTAATGGTTGTTCTAAATCAGGCAGCAACAGCTTTTTCTCCTCGTGTTGTTCCAGGGGTTTTGACAAACAAATCTTACCAAATTGTATTGGGAACATATCTAGCAACAATTCTGTACTGCCTTTTGCTTATCGTAAATATAGGAAAAACTGAAGAAGGAATTTATATTCCCCAGCTAAGTATTTTTGTAGGAATGTGCTTTGGTGTTTTGTCTCTTGTTCTGTTCATCTATTTTATTCATTCAATTTCTCGTTCAGTACAGGTAGATAATATTATTTTGATGGTTTATAATAAGACATTTAATGAGTTAGAATCAAAGAAAGTAAGTAATTATCAAGACTATCAAACCGTTTTTGATAAAGTATCAGACTGGCATACCATTATTAGTAATCAGAGTGGTTATTTTAGAGAATGTAATAGAGAAAAAATAGTTAAGTTGGCTAAAAAATATGATATTGAGTTATTTATCAACTTAGAAGAAGGTTCATTTCTTGTTATCGGAACTCCTTTATTGAAGGTAAATAAAGAAATTGGATTAGAAGCAATGAATGAAATTTTGGAAGAGTTTGTTTTTTATGATAATGAATATATTCAAGATAATTATGTTTATGGAATCAAACAACTAAGTGAAATAGCAACAAAAGCATTAAGTCCAGGGATAAATGACCCTGAAACAGCTATCCGTACAATTAATTATATGACTTTGATTTTTATAGAAAAAGCCCTGCGTGAAGGAGTTTATTGTTATACAGATAAAGAAGGAACTCAACGACTTTGGGAAGAAACTTATTCTCTTTATAATTTGATGTATCGCTATATATCTCCTATTCTTTATTATGGAAAATCTGATGTCATGGTAATGGATAGACTTTTTGCTATGATAGAATGTTTGCTTTCGGCTGAAAGAATCAAAGGTAAATTAGATATTGCTAAAATTGATTCACTTCTTTTAGAATTTCATTTTACTATCAAAGGAAATATAGAAGGCGAACAAAAAAATTACCTCAACAAAACACTTATACGTATCAATTTACTTTTAAGCTCAAGTGGTTTTCAAGTTCCTTTTTTTGAATAG